A genomic region of Daphnia carinata strain CSIRO-1 chromosome 5, CSIRO_AGI_Dcar_HiC_V3, whole genome shotgun sequence contains the following coding sequences:
- the LOC130695804 gene encoding F-box only protein 22-like, with product MANESEGKKRISPLLEYGITKAVLHCLPNILELNKAATVCKSWNETAKIIKKNRNQIYSTSNIDSYEDYSGVQELLSWLAEIPPPLPELKLDGHNGAHFGRCTEYRLLHYLRRSMPLDCAIVGGIANGVVTSTPSLLTHEVEEGDGYGLLFIPEIPNFSIRNFHLDRQKMKNVGKAITSQTEEVGRLLNIKDDDQVQCLMLLGTDAYKESKCIEALCRYFQDKRNQNIAIGGGFVEAAIHPDVVDGDREYGITGLVFCGPRVKANSVIVPPDATTDSDIERILLQLKEKHFGSFSGEKMKSIGFMVACVARGTHLHGRSGVESAIFHKHFPATPLLGFFGNGEIGINCLGPASPTTTPQSFQSNLPSAPKKSRITYLHSYATTFTLISFPVE from the exons ATGGCGAATGAATCAGAGGGCAAAAAGCGAATTTCGCCGTTGCTCGAGTATGGCATCACTAAAGCTGTCCTACACTGTTTGCCTAACATTCTAGAACTTAATAAAGCCGCCACTGTATGCAAATCGTGGAATGAAACGGCGAAAATCATTAAGAAGAACAGAAATCAAATATACTCCACATCAAATATAGATTCGTACGAAGACTACTCTGGTGTACAAGAGCTTTTGTCTT GGTTGGCTGAAATACCTCCACCACTTCCCGAACTGAAATTAGATGGTCACAATGGGGCACACTTTGGCCGATGTACAGAATATAGACTGTTGCATTACCTCAGAAGAAGCATGCCTTTAGACTGTGCCATTGTTGGAGGTATAGCAAACGGAGTCGTCACATCCACACCTTCTCTTCTGACACACGAAGTAGAAGAAGGAGATGGTTACGGATTGTTATTCATCCCTGAGATACCAAATTTTTCTATAAGAAATTTTCATCTTGATAGacagaagatgaaaaatgTTGGCAAG GCAATAACTAGTCAAACAGAGGAAGTTGGGCGGCTGTTAAATATCAAGGATGATGATCAAGTCCAGTGTCTTATGTTACTGGGTACTGATGCGTATAAAGAATCCAAGTGTATTGAAGCCCTCTGTCGATATTTTCAAGACAA GCGAAACCAGAACATAGCCATTGGAGGTGGATTTGTGGAAGCAGCTATCCATCCGGATGTGGTGGATGGCGATCGCGAGTATGGCATCACAGGGCTAGTTTTCTGCGGCCCGAGAGTTAAGGCCAACTCAGTTATCGTTCCACCTGATGCTACCACCGATTCCGATATTGAACGAATACTTCTTCAG ttaaaggaaaaacatttcgGCTCCTTTTCTGGCGAGAAGATGAAAAGCATTGGCTTCATGGTCGCTTGCGTTGCCAGAGGTACTCATCTCCACGGTCGGTCTGGTGTCGAATCAGCAATCTTCCACAAACATTTCCCTGCCACGCCATTGCTGGGCTTTTTCGGCAATGGTGAAATTGGCATCAATTGCCTAggcccagcttcaccaacgaCAACTCCCCAGTCATTCCAATCCAACCTGCCTAGTGCTCCCAAAAAATCACGAATCACATATCTCCACTCTTATGCCACCACATTCACCTTGATCTCCTTCCCTGTCGAATAA